Below is a window of Populus alba chromosome 2, ASM523922v2, whole genome shotgun sequence DNA.
CCAGATGACCAAATCAGTTAACTCCCAAAATTACGCCACAGAAAATGTATCCCACTAAGACAAGATATCACTGAAAATTTTAGCTAAGCATCCATCACATCTATTTCAGGAGTGCAAGCCACATTCATGCATTTAAACCTCCAAAAATAGTTTCTATTTTCATAATAACCAGGCAATTAGTTCCACAAGTCCAAAAAATCATCTTTCTAATTCTTGAGATATAAAATCAGACTAAAACCAAACGAATGTTGCTGTCTTGTGagtgaaaacaaaaggaaaaatatagtattatgaaaacaaaaatactagAAACAGCCAAGATGAGATTCAATATCTACTCTTCGGTTGAAGATTCACCATTCTTCTTGTTATGCTTCCTCGCGTACCTCTGGTTCCTCAAAAACTTAGGATCCATCTATTTGtgcacaaaaataaaagagtgaATATTGACATTTTTGCATCAAAATTGTAAGTGAcatgagaaataaaatgaaaaaaaaaagaagaaatcagaCCGAAAGTTACAGACATCTTTAGTGGACGTGTGCCTCTGCTTTCTGGGTTTCTTGATCCCGTTTTTATGAGCTTTATAAGACTGGTTATGAGCAGTGTGGTTCTTTGACTTTGCCATTGGATCAGCAAGAAATTGCAGGCAGACCTCGGAGGTTGTAGGGATTAGGGGTTTTGTGTATTTGCGTAATGGgtagagattttattttaaccACTGAAATATACAAGTtctgttagttttttattaaaaaaattgttttatattatatttcatacatttattaataaaaaatttataacctTACTAACAAAACTCAAAGAAATATGAAGTCGTCAACATGATTATATATTAGCCTAACCAGATCGATAGGTTTCgactatatttttatgattgttgatttttaattttatttagactGGTTTAATTACTGGATTATACAAGTTCTGGATTGACTGTTAAGCCAATCcaggtttaataattataatactaaatatgttttcatatgcatttcttagaatttttctcagttagaatattttttatataaccatAATTTCTATCATATAcctatttattaatatttgaaagaaaaaataaacctcCAAGaccaccaaaataaaaattatttttcaaaatctaaaaaattataaaaaaaattattttcaaatgcatatcaaaatttgaaaaatccaaaaaaaaataaaaaaataaaaaaccataaaatttttaaaaaaaaaaaaaactacaaatgtAGAAACTTGGaacattttacaaaatttaaataacctataaaaattattaaattgatgaaaatttcaaaaacgtTTGTTCTGcaaaatttatttcatcatcataaatgtattttgaatgtatttttttgaactaggcatggatttttttttattattattattacgaGTTAgtagtttttaatgtttttatgtttgaggggttttttttataaagctttgaaaatttaaatttacctTTGGCTGgcttttcaaaattcatttttcttttgatggttGGGAGGGTATTTTaatctagaaaaatatataaataaatttggaaCTATCA
It encodes the following:
- the LOC118046859 gene encoding large ribosomal subunit protein eL29z-like yields the protein MAKSKNHTAHNQSYKAHKNGIKKPRKQRHTSTKDMDPKFLRNQRYARKHNKKNGESSTEE